A genomic stretch from Corynebacterium faecale includes:
- a CDS encoding MFS transporter: MTAVSQSALPTRQNTGNATWIVVVVCGVIAAMHIWKLPSALSEVQADLTISLVQAGLLLGLVQLAGMLGGIPASIISERVGLRRTMALGLGLLVVGTVISALASTSEVMMAARALEGIGYLAVTVVAPALIRRETPTSRLTIALGAWAGFQGMATFIAVLGSSLLLQVTDWRIWYWMMAAITAVGIPLLLKYTVRDPQREGGVGAAFHRVWVTMRSWKPWVAGAVFACYTLQWTAVIGFLPTVYQEYGIGTVLGGALSAVAGGVNAVGAVLAGFLLQRGFSVRPLVITAFLVMGITSFGVYAVDWSTIPGTFIAQFILVCMFSMIGALIPTSMFRVAVDLAPTGGSTPAVVGLMHQMQNSGNFLGPILLAWLAAQAQGWHTSWWLTASAGILGIALIMLFSEKRLGVSISGS, translated from the coding sequence ATGACCGCTGTCTCGCAGTCGGCTCTCCCCACCCGTCAGAACACCGGGAACGCAACGTGGATCGTCGTGGTGGTCTGCGGTGTGATTGCAGCGATGCACATCTGGAAACTGCCCAGCGCACTCTCGGAGGTCCAGGCCGATCTCACCATCAGTTTGGTGCAGGCCGGACTGTTGCTGGGGTTGGTGCAGCTGGCGGGAATGCTCGGCGGAATCCCGGCATCCATCATCAGTGAGCGCGTGGGGCTGCGCCGAACCATGGCGCTCGGCTTGGGCCTGCTGGTGGTGGGCACAGTGATCAGTGCCCTGGCCAGCACCTCGGAGGTGATGATGGCCGCCCGCGCTCTGGAAGGCATCGGGTATCTCGCGGTAACCGTGGTGGCTCCGGCATTGATCCGTCGAGAGACCCCGACCAGCCGGTTGACCATCGCGCTGGGCGCGTGGGCCGGGTTCCAGGGGATGGCCACCTTCATTGCTGTGCTGGGCAGCTCACTGCTTCTTCAGGTCACTGATTGGCGCATCTGGTACTGGATGATGGCTGCGATCACTGCCGTGGGGATTCCACTGTTGTTGAAATACACGGTCCGGGATCCCCAGCGAGAAGGTGGGGTGGGAGCAGCTTTCCACCGCGTGTGGGTAACCATGCGCAGCTGGAAGCCGTGGGTCGCCGGTGCGGTCTTCGCCTGCTACACCCTCCAGTGGACAGCCGTGATCGGATTCCTGCCCACCGTCTATCAGGAATACGGGATCGGAACCGTGCTGGGCGGGGCGTTGTCCGCGGTCGCCGGTGGGGTCAACGCGGTCGGCGCGGTGCTGGCCGGATTCCTGCTTCAGCGCGGATTTTCAGTTCGACCGCTGGTGATCACTGCTTTCCTGGTCATGGGCATCACGTCCTTCGGTGTCTATGCCGTGGACTGGTCGACAATCCCTGGGACATTCATTGCGCAGTTCATCCTGGTCTGTATGTTCTCCATGATCGGCGCCCTGATCCCCACCTCCATGTTCCGAGTCGCCGTGGATCTGGCCCCGACCGGGGGTTCAACGCCCGCCGTGGTCGGCCTCATGCACCAGATGCAGAACTCCGGTAATTTCCTCGGCCCCATTCTGTTGGCATGGTTGGCCGCCCAGGCACAAGGCTGGCACACCTCCTGGTGGCTCACGGCCTCAGCTGGCATCCTCGGCATCGCTTTGATCATGCTCTTCTCCGAGAAACGCTTGGGCGTTTCCATAAGCGGGAGTTGA
- a CDS encoding peptide MFS transporter: MNTDLTNDGVPPEPSHSSTGVAVAEAHREKKFFGQPWGLANLFGVEMWERFSFYGMQSILAFYLYYSVTNGGLGMEQTAALSIVGAYGGFVYMTSLVASFLADRVFGSERTLFYSAIVVMVGHVALALIPGYVGLAIGLVLIGLGSGGVKTAAQVVLGQLYSHTDTRRDAGFSIFYMGVNIGGLFGPLITNAIWGWGGFHWGFGIAAVGMAAGLIQYIIMRKTTIGAAGHEIPNPLPKSEYPKWIGGAVAVVAGVVILIATGLIKLEWLSNITAAIALIAAVGLLFQMYSSPLTSAAEKSRLLGFIPMFIGGVLFFAIFQTQFTVLAVYSDARLDRNLLGLELPPGLINSFNPIFIIIFSGIFATLWTKLGSKQWSTAVKFGVANIVIGCALFFFLPFAGGAANSTPMVLIIWVYFLFTIAELLLSPVGNSLATKVAPQAFQSRMFAVWLMAVSMGTSLSGTLGGYYDPTDAGAEKTFFITVGVVTIIIGIVIIASKNWVAKKFIDVR; this comes from the coding sequence ATGAACACCGATCTCACAAATGACGGTGTGCCACCAGAACCTTCCCACTCCTCAACTGGAGTGGCAGTTGCTGAAGCTCACCGTGAAAAGAAATTCTTCGGCCAGCCATGGGGCCTGGCCAATCTCTTCGGCGTGGAAATGTGGGAGCGTTTCAGCTTCTACGGCATGCAGTCCATCCTCGCCTTCTATCTGTACTACTCCGTCACCAATGGCGGACTGGGTATGGAGCAAACCGCGGCCCTGTCCATCGTGGGCGCCTATGGCGGTTTCGTCTACATGACCTCATTGGTCGCATCATTCCTTGCGGACCGCGTCTTCGGGTCTGAACGGACCCTCTTCTACTCCGCCATCGTGGTCATGGTCGGCCACGTGGCACTGGCACTCATCCCTGGTTATGTGGGCCTCGCCATCGGCCTCGTCCTCATTGGTCTGGGCTCCGGTGGTGTGAAAACCGCTGCGCAGGTGGTACTGGGACAGCTCTACTCCCACACCGACACCCGCCGCGATGCCGGTTTCTCCATCTTCTACATGGGTGTGAACATCGGTGGCCTCTTCGGCCCACTGATCACCAACGCCATCTGGGGTTGGGGTGGCTTCCACTGGGGCTTCGGTATTGCCGCCGTGGGTATGGCTGCTGGCCTGATCCAGTACATCATCATGCGCAAGACCACCATCGGCGCCGCAGGACATGAGATCCCCAACCCACTGCCCAAGTCTGAGTACCCGAAGTGGATCGGTGGCGCCGTTGCTGTTGTGGCCGGCGTGGTCATCCTCATCGCCACGGGTCTGATCAAGCTGGAATGGCTGTCCAATATCACCGCCGCCATCGCCCTGATCGCCGCCGTGGGACTGCTGTTCCAGATGTACTCCTCCCCGCTGACCTCGGCTGCTGAGAAGTCCCGCCTGCTCGGTTTCATCCCCATGTTCATTGGTGGTGTGCTGTTCTTCGCCATCTTCCAGACCCAATTCACCGTGCTGGCCGTCTATTCCGATGCCCGTCTGGACCGCAACCTCCTCGGCCTGGAGTTGCCACCAGGGTTGATCAACTCCTTCAACCCGATCTTCATCATCATCTTCTCCGGCATCTTCGCCACCCTGTGGACCAAGTTGGGATCTAAGCAGTGGTCCACGGCCGTGAAATTCGGTGTGGCCAACATCGTCATCGGTTGCGCGCTGTTCTTCTTCCTCCCGTTTGCAGGAGGTGCCGCGAACTCCACCCCGATGGTGCTGATTATCTGGGTGTACTTCCTGTTCACCATCGCTGAGCTGCTGCTCTCCCCTGTTGGTAACTCCCTGGCCACCAAGGTTGCCCCGCAGGCCTTCCAGTCCCGCATGTTCGCGGTCTGGTTGATGGCGGTGTCCATGGGTACGTCACTTTCCGGCACGCTGGGTGGTTACTACGATCCCACCGATGCAGGTGCTGAGAAGACCTTCTTCATCACCGTCGGTGTGGTCACGATCATCATCGGTATCGTGATCATCGCCTCCAAGAATTGGGTGGCAAAGAAGTTTATCGACGTGCGCTAA
- the thiD gene encoding bifunctional hydroxymethylpyrimidine kinase/phosphomethylpyrimidine kinase, giving the protein MVNYAFVIAGSEATGGAGIQVDLKTFQQLDVYGLGAITCIVAFDPKNDWNHRFVPVDPQVIANQIEAATGAHDLDVVKIGMLGTPATIDTVAGALEENKFRHVVLDPVLICKGQEPGAALDTDTALRAKVLPQATVITPNNFEAVTLSGVEKLETLDDLKEAARLIHEQGPQYVVVKGGMDFPGEDAIDVLFDGSNYHVFSEPKIGEDRVSGAGCTFAAVITAELAKNATVVDAVATAKRVVTQAVRDAVASNAPFTSVWLSADNK; this is encoded by the coding sequence GTGGTCAATTACGCATTTGTTATTGCAGGTTCAGAGGCAACCGGCGGCGCCGGTATCCAGGTCGATCTGAAGACATTCCAGCAGCTGGATGTCTATGGGCTAGGTGCCATCACGTGCATCGTCGCCTTCGACCCGAAGAATGATTGGAACCACCGCTTCGTGCCGGTGGATCCTCAGGTCATTGCCAACCAGATCGAGGCAGCCACCGGCGCCCATGATCTGGATGTGGTGAAGATCGGCATGCTGGGCACCCCGGCAACCATCGACACCGTCGCGGGTGCCCTGGAGGAGAATAAGTTCCGGCACGTGGTGCTGGATCCCGTCCTGATCTGCAAGGGCCAGGAACCCGGTGCCGCGCTGGACACCGACACCGCCCTGCGCGCCAAGGTGCTGCCACAGGCCACCGTGATCACCCCTAATAACTTCGAGGCCGTCACCCTCTCCGGTGTGGAGAAGCTGGAAACCCTCGATGACCTGAAGGAAGCAGCCCGTCTCATCCATGAGCAGGGCCCGCAGTATGTCGTGGTCAAGGGTGGCATGGACTTCCCCGGCGAGGACGCCATCGATGTCCTTTTCGACGGCTCCAACTACCACGTGTTCTCCGAACCGAAGATCGGCGAGGACCGCGTCTCCGGTGCCGGTTGCACCTTCGCCGCCGTCATCACCGCCGAGCTGGCCAAGAACGCCACCGTGGTTGATGCCGTGGCCACCGCCAAGCGCGTGGTTACCCAGGCCGTACGTGACGCTGTTGCCTCCAACGCGCCGTTCACCTCCGTCTGGCTGAGCGCCGACAACAAGTAG
- a CDS encoding branched-chain amino acid transporter permease — protein MGDYGLPIGVSPGQVAAVLIPVAIITVLLRLFPFAAMRGVKNNQLMAVLGRTMPVGVMVVLVIYTLFSQTGEPGGIAASLIAVSVTALLHWWRRSAGLSIVGGTVAYMMLVNLVF, from the coding sequence ATGGGTGATTACGGACTCCCCATCGGGGTCAGCCCGGGGCAGGTGGCGGCGGTGTTGATTCCCGTCGCCATCATCACCGTGCTGCTCCGCCTCTTCCCGTTTGCGGCCATGCGCGGGGTGAAGAACAACCAGCTCATGGCGGTGCTGGGCCGAACCATGCCGGTGGGCGTGATGGTGGTGCTGGTCATCTACACCCTGTTCTCCCAGACGGGTGAACCCGGCGGTATCGCAGCCTCGCTGATCGCGGTGTCCGTCACCGCCCTGTTGCACTGGTGGCGTCGGTCCGCAGGTCTGTCCATCGTGGGGGGAACCGTGGCCTACATGATGTTGGTGAACCTGGTGTTCTAG
- a CDS encoding AzlC family ABC transporter permease, with amino-acid sequence MPVSSETLREIRGGIRETSAVGLGLIPLGLAFGLLMVQSGYAWWWTPIFSVVIYAGSMEYLAIGLISAGVGPFSALLTGFMVNFRHIFYGLTFPRNSITSKPGRAYSTYALTDEAYAIASARPPGAISGTRTLTIQIVCQSLWVIPGIIGAVAGQALPEGVRGMEFALTALFVVLSWEAFRNNKDWSLPLTAVVLALISGLVAPGQMLVIALTVYFVILLFRFRFEGLDRRMELRTPENG; translated from the coding sequence ATGCCTGTGAGTTCGGAAACGCTTCGGGAGATCCGCGGTGGGATCAGGGAGACCAGTGCGGTCGGTCTGGGACTGATCCCCCTGGGTCTGGCCTTCGGGCTGCTCATGGTCCAGTCCGGTTATGCCTGGTGGTGGACACCGATCTTCTCGGTGGTGATCTACGCAGGTTCCATGGAATATCTAGCCATCGGATTGATCTCCGCCGGTGTGGGGCCTTTTTCTGCCCTGCTCACCGGTTTCATGGTGAACTTCCGCCATATCTTCTACGGCCTGACCTTTCCCCGCAACAGCATCACCTCGAAGCCCGGCCGCGCATATTCCACCTATGCGCTCACCGATGAGGCCTATGCCATCGCCTCCGCCAGGCCACCCGGAGCGATCAGTGGCACCCGCACACTGACCATCCAGATCGTGTGCCAGTCGCTGTGGGTGATCCCCGGCATCATCGGGGCGGTGGCAGGCCAGGCCCTTCCAGAGGGTGTGCGTGGCATGGAGTTCGCCCTCACCGCATTATTTGTGGTGTTGTCCTGGGAGGCGTTCCGCAACAACAAGGATTGGTCCCTCCCGCTGACAGCCGTGGTGCTGGCACTGATATCCGGTCTGGTGGCGCCCGGGCAGATGCTCGTGATCGCCCTGACCGTCTACTTTGTCATCCTGTTGTTCCGGTTCCGTTTCGAAGGGTTGGACCGCAGGATGGAACTGAGGACACCCGAGAATGGGTGA
- a CDS encoding YqgE/AlgH family protein — protein MSDFYADRLFNALERNEVAPGMLLVAAPDLTSEEFNRSVVLVIEHSHTTTFGVNLAARSDLAVANVLPEWTDLTAKPQALYIGGPLSQQAVVGLGVTKPGVDIGASSPFNKLANRLVHVDLRVPPSDVKGDLEGMRFFAGYAEWAPGQLNREIEQGDWFVAPALPSDILAPGRVDVWGDVMRRQPMPLPLYSTYPSDPTDN, from the coding sequence ATGAGTGATTTTTATGCAGACCGACTCTTCAACGCCCTGGAGCGCAATGAGGTTGCCCCCGGGATGCTCCTGGTCGCCGCACCGGACCTGACCTCCGAGGAGTTCAACCGCAGTGTGGTGCTCGTCATCGAACATTCCCACACCACCACCTTCGGTGTGAACCTGGCCGCCCGCAGCGACCTCGCCGTGGCCAATGTCCTGCCCGAATGGACAGACCTCACCGCCAAGCCACAGGCACTCTACATCGGAGGTCCCCTGAGCCAGCAGGCAGTGGTGGGACTCGGCGTGACCAAACCCGGCGTGGACATCGGTGCCTCCAGTCCCTTCAACAAACTGGCCAACCGCCTGGTGCACGTGGATCTGCGAGTCCCACCCTCAGATGTCAAGGGCGATCTCGAAGGCATGCGGTTCTTCGCGGGGTACGCCGAATGGGCACCCGGACAGCTGAACCGCGAGATCGAACAGGGTGACTGGTTTGTCGCACCTGCGCTTCCATCCGATATCCTCGCGCCGGGACGCGTGGATGTCTGGGGTGATGTGATGCGTCGACAGCCGATGCCACTACCCCTCTACTCCACCTACCCTTCGGACCCGACGGACAATTAG
- a CDS encoding CCA tRNA nucleotidyltransferase encodes MNSQDAQNRETDPQVDRLALMARAHQAIGDLSTILTPLAAAFSAQGHSLYLVGGSVRDAFLGDLGHDLDFTTSARPEQTRAILDDYADVVWDTGIAFGTLSAEKHGKQIEITTFRSDIYDGNSRNPEVTFGDTLDGDLIRRDFKVNAMAVEINGEGELTFHDPVGGLQDLLHKQLDTPATPEQSFNDDPLRMLRAARFVSQLGFTVADRVVVAMTEMASQISRITAERVQVELDKMILGKRPEDGIDLMVDTGIAEVIYPELPAMQMTQDEHMQHKDVYQHSLQVMRQAIDQEESPDLVLRWAALLHDCGKPDTRAFSEDGRVSFHQHEVVGAKLVRRRMRKLRYSKQMVSEVGQLVFLHMRFHGFGEGQWTDSAVRRYVADAGDLLPRLHKLVRADCTTRNRRKAQRLQATYDHLEERIADIAAREDLARVRPDLDGNEIMEILNIPAGPEVGKAWGFLKELRLERGPLERDDAIAELKAWWEGEQDE; translated from the coding sequence GTGAATTCCCAGGATGCTCAGAACCGAGAGACGGACCCCCAGGTGGACCGTCTCGCACTCATGGCGCGCGCCCACCAGGCAATCGGGGACCTCTCCACCATCCTCACACCACTGGCCGCAGCCTTCAGCGCACAGGGTCATTCCCTGTATCTGGTGGGTGGTTCGGTCCGGGATGCCTTCTTAGGCGACCTGGGTCATGACCTCGATTTCACCACCTCCGCCCGTCCCGAACAGACCCGCGCCATTCTGGATGATTACGCCGATGTGGTGTGGGATACCGGCATCGCGTTCGGCACCCTGTCCGCCGAGAAACACGGCAAACAGATTGAAATCACCACATTCCGCTCCGATATCTATGACGGAAATTCGCGCAACCCCGAGGTCACCTTCGGTGACACCCTCGACGGCGACCTCATCCGCCGGGACTTCAAAGTCAACGCCATGGCCGTGGAGATCAACGGTGAAGGGGAACTGACCTTCCACGACCCCGTCGGTGGCCTGCAGGATCTGCTCCATAAGCAGCTGGACACCCCGGCCACCCCGGAACAGTCCTTCAACGATGATCCGCTGCGCATGCTCCGCGCCGCCCGCTTCGTCTCCCAACTGGGTTTCACCGTGGCCGATCGCGTGGTGGTGGCCATGACGGAGATGGCCAGCCAGATCAGCCGCATCACCGCCGAACGCGTACAGGTGGAATTAGACAAGATGATCCTGGGCAAACGCCCCGAGGATGGCATTGACCTCATGGTGGACACCGGCATCGCCGAGGTGATCTACCCCGAGCTCCCCGCGATGCAAATGACCCAGGATGAGCACATGCAGCACAAGGATGTGTACCAACACTCCCTCCAGGTGATGCGTCAGGCCATCGATCAGGAGGAATCCCCCGACCTGGTTCTGCGCTGGGCGGCGCTGCTGCATGACTGCGGCAAGCCGGATACCCGCGCCTTCAGCGAGGATGGCCGCGTCAGCTTCCACCAGCATGAGGTGGTCGGTGCCAAACTGGTGCGCAGGCGCATGCGCAAACTCCGGTACTCCAAACAAATGGTGTCCGAGGTGGGCCAGCTGGTCTTCCTCCACATGCGTTTCCACGGCTTCGGTGAAGGCCAGTGGACAGACTCCGCCGTGCGACGCTACGTCGCCGATGCCGGTGACCTGCTCCCCCGCCTGCACAAACTTGTCCGCGCTGACTGCACCACCAGGAATAGAAGGAAGGCACAGCGCCTCCAGGCCACCTACGATCATCTGGAGGAGCGGATCGCCGATATCGCCGCCCGCGAAGATCTCGCACGGGTGCGCCCTGATTTGGACGGCAATGAGATCATGGAGATTCTGAACATTCCAGCGGGACCCGAGGTGGGTAAAGCCTGGGGCTTCCTCAAGGAACTGCGACTCGAGCGTGGACCGCTCGAGCGTGATGATGCCATCGCTGAGCTCAAGGCATGGTGGGAAGGAGAACAAGATGAGTGA
- a CDS encoding NUDIX hydrolase codes for MSDVKPEGTTSGAPKRRRRRRSRRPSGQNQNPRSTQDQQQAGGENTGKSRAPSDNATGTEGAKGATANPNRRKRSRRRGRTGGGGNTSGSNSSSNSSSNSGTAGTGTSQQTTATPGTRGEGRSGGRRKASNQRRRPHRGNQRVHQAGQLSRMETSNETSAGGLVVSGLAESVGADNQVDLSKIYVALIGRLDRRGRLLWSMPKGHVEPGEDKAATAEREVWEETGIHGEVFTELGVIDYWFVSEGRRIHKTVHHHLLRYVDGDLNDEDPEVTEVSWIPANQLIEHLAFADERKLARQAHDMLPEFARREKAEGRATPR; via the coding sequence ATGAGTGACGTGAAGCCAGAGGGGACTACCAGCGGGGCGCCTAAACGTAGGCGCCGCCGCCGTTCTCGTCGCCCTTCAGGTCAGAACCAGAATCCACGCAGCACGCAGGATCAGCAGCAGGCGGGCGGGGAGAACACCGGCAAGTCCCGTGCCCCCTCCGATAATGCCACTGGCACCGAGGGCGCCAAGGGTGCCACAGCCAACCCGAACCGTCGCAAGCGGTCACGTCGCCGTGGCCGCACTGGCGGCGGTGGAAACACCAGCGGCAGCAACTCAAGCAGCAACTCAAGCAGCAACTCAGGCACCGCCGGCACCGGCACCAGCCAGCAGACCACCGCAACCCCCGGGACCAGGGGGGAGGGCAGGTCAGGGGGGCGTCGTAAAGCATCGAACCAGCGACGACGCCCGCACCGCGGCAACCAGCGGGTGCACCAGGCGGGGCAGCTGTCCCGGATGGAGACCTCCAATGAGACTTCCGCCGGTGGGTTGGTGGTGTCCGGGCTCGCGGAATCGGTGGGCGCGGATAACCAGGTGGATCTGTCGAAGATCTATGTGGCGCTGATCGGGCGGCTGGATCGTCGCGGGCGGTTGTTGTGGTCGATGCCGAAGGGCCATGTGGAACCCGGTGAGGATAAGGCCGCGACCGCTGAGCGTGAGGTGTGGGAGGAGACCGGCATCCACGGTGAGGTCTTCACCGAGCTGGGTGTGATCGATTATTGGTTCGTGTCCGAGGGCAGACGCATCCATAAGACGGTGCATCATCATCTTCTGCGTTATGTTGATGGCGATCTCAATGATGAGGATCCGGAGGTCACCGAGGTGTCCTGGATCCCCGCGAACCAGCTGATTGAACATCTGGCGTTTGCCGATGAGCGCAAGCTCGCCCGTCAGGCGCATGACATGTTGCCTGAATTCGCCCGCCGGGAGAAGGCGGAGGGAAGGGCAACGCCCCGGTGA